The Bradysia coprophila strain Holo2 unplaced genomic scaffold, BU_Bcop_v1 contig_732, whole genome shotgun sequence genome has a window encoding:
- the LOC119084119 gene encoding WSCD family member AGAP003962, producing MALRGWRLFGLAGTIFAYVAGILLLSILSLNNPNQRRGRGGGRFGEFDAFRHREINLIGKRQPLQWCQPLRYLDGDIKDITTKPPKLLQTFPGHYVRIPKKYTNNRNNDLAHRHQVGRSGAIVEPLFDDAVKEMGKATKPDAATDKVKSSYEKIWPNNKYLRNQNNQKLLQNGKLKEFRGHNLIALASFPGSGNTWLRYLLQQATGIYTGSVYKDFGLLKSGFPAENIFNSSVLIVKTHEWGPNAWEHFGKAILLVRDPDKAIIAEFNRQSGGHVGFASPDRYKRTKGRYWQQFVTNKLWAWEQMNLQWARNFTGEVEIIYYDDLVEDVEVVLRQALKFIKFPINEELLNCALSRKEGIYRRKKRIMTFDPYTPDMHKAIEEKKREVYAELGRYKF from the exons ATGGCATTACGTGGCTGGCGACTCTTTGGGTTGGCCGGTACAATATTTGCCTACGTAGCTGGCATACTATTACTGTCGATTCTAAGTTTAAACAACCCAAATCAACGACGTGGACGAGGCGGTGGTCGATTTGGAGAA TTCGATGCATTCCGACACCgtgaaatcaatttaattggtAAGCGACAGCCATTACAATGGTGTCAACCACTGAGGTATCTGGACGGTGACATCAAAGACATAACTACCAAGCCACCGAAATTGCTGCAAACATTTCCTGGCCATTATGTTCGAATTCCCAAAAAGTACACGAATAATCGAAATAATGATCTCGCGCATAGACATCAAGTCGGCAGGAGCGGTGCTATTGTCGAACCGCTGTTTGACGATGCAGTCAAGGAAATGGGAAAAGCAACCAAACCGGATGCTGCCACCGACAAAGTCAAATCTAGTTACGAGAAAATATGGCCTAACAATAAGTACTTaagaaatcaaaataatcaaaaattgttgcaaaatgGAAAGTTGAAAGAGTTCAGAGGTCATAATCTGATAGCACTAGCGTCGTTTCCGGGGAGTGGCAATACGTGGCTGAGATATTTGCTTCAACAAGCTACTG GAATTTATACAGGAAGCGTCTACAAAGACTTTGGATTGCTGAAAAGCGGTTTTCCAgccgaaaacattttcaattcatcCGTGTTGATCGTAAAGACGCATGAATGGGGACCAAATGCCTGGGAACATTTTGGTAAAGCGATTCTATTGGTGCGAGACCCGGACAAAGCAATAATTGCAGAATTTAATCGGCAAAGCGGTGGACATGTAGGATTCGCGTCACCGGATCGATATAAGAGAACAAAAGGACGAT aCTGGCAACAGTTTGTTACG AACAAATTGTGGGCATGGGAACAAATGAACTTACAATGGGCTCGCAATTTTACAGGTGaagttgaaattatttattacgaTGATCTGGTTGAGGATGTTGAAGTAGTGTTGAGACAGgcgttaaaattcataaagttTCCAATAAACGAG GAACTGCTGAATTGTGCTCTATCACGAAAGGAGGGCATCTATCGTCGAAAGAAGCGAATAATG ACTTTCGACCCATACACTCCGGACATGCACAAAGCCATCGAAGAGAAGAAGCGTGAGGTATATGCTGAACTGGGGAGATATAAATTTTGA
- the LOC119084443 gene encoding small nuclear ribonucleoprotein Sm D3: MSIGVPIKVLHEAEGHIVTCETITGEVYRGKLIEAEDNMNCQMTQITVTFRDGRTANLENVYIRGSKIRFMILPDMLKNAPMFKKQGPKSGTAGRGKSAMIRAQTSRGRGRGGPPGRGGQAGRGGTFPEKYTGGRGRGGL, encoded by the exons atgtcgATCGGAGTTCCAATTAAAGTGCTGCACGAGGCAGAAGGGCATATTGTCACCTGCGAAACAATCACCGGCGAAGTGTATCGAGGCAAATTGATCGAAGCTGAGGACAACATGAACTGCCAAATGACACAGATAACCGTCACTTTTCGCGATGGCCGAACGgcaaatttggaaaatgtttacattCGCGGATCGAAAATTCGGTTTATGATACTGCCCGACATGTTAAAGAATGCCCCGATGTTTAAGAAACAGGGTCCTAAATCGGGTACAGCCGGCCGAGGCAAATCGGCAATGATACGAGCGCAAA cGTCGCGTGGAAGAGGTCGAGGAGGACCGCCAGGAAGAGGTGGACAGGCTGGAAGAGGCGGAACGTTCCCGGAAAAGTATACGGGCGGAAGGGGACGTGGTGGACTTTAA